One window from the genome of Natrialba magadii ATCC 43099 encodes:
- a CDS encoding NAD(P)/FAD-dependent oxidoreductase: MIDEGTPTAFDVVVVGGGPAGLSTALYCTRLGNRTALIDKGGGRAAMMQDVHNVVGIPEAMNGAKLLSTGKEQLEAYGCTVYQDTISSCSRSESDSTAETAEQEQRDTTDDSDSPPPKITLCGTDTDYVAEYVVVATGFTDVRPEPPLPWTGRGLHYCLHCDAYMFTDEPVYVMGTSESAAYVAAIMLNFTVDVDLLTRGEDPTWSGETDTMLSNHPIEIVHEEVTGVENGDDGWLDSMTFEDGTVREYTGGFAVYGSDYNNGLATELGCDLNDDGTVVVDEHGRTSVENVYAVGDLTPGHNQVPIALGEGAKAGISIHWDRREFPRDPGLIDELGTVRKEDVPGIPDELLERAVEYHTYN, translated from the coding sequence ATGATAGATGAGGGCACACCCACTGCGTTCGATGTCGTCGTCGTTGGTGGCGGCCCCGCGGGACTGAGTACGGCACTGTACTGTACACGACTCGGAAACCGGACTGCACTCATCGACAAAGGGGGTGGCCGCGCCGCCATGATGCAGGACGTACACAACGTCGTCGGTATTCCGGAGGCAATGAACGGCGCGAAACTCCTCTCGACTGGGAAAGAACAACTCGAAGCCTACGGTTGTACCGTCTATCAGGACACTATTTCATCTTGTTCACGTTCAGAATCGGACTCCACTGCCGAGACAGCAGAACAGGAACAACGCGACACAACTGACGACAGTGATTCACCACCACCGAAAATCACACTTTGTGGCACTGATACCGACTACGTCGCAGAATACGTCGTTGTCGCCACCGGATTCACTGATGTGAGACCCGAACCACCGCTGCCTTGGACTGGGCGCGGTCTGCACTACTGTTTACACTGTGATGCCTACATGTTCACCGACGAACCCGTCTACGTCATGGGGACGTCCGAAAGCGCCGCCTACGTCGCTGCGATCATGCTCAATTTCACAGTCGATGTCGATCTGCTCACTCGCGGCGAGGACCCGACCTGGAGCGGCGAAACCGACACGATGCTTTCGAACCATCCAATCGAAATCGTCCACGAGGAAGTCACCGGCGTGGAGAACGGCGATGACGGCTGGCTGGACTCGATGACGTTCGAAGATGGAACCGTTCGCGAATACACAGGGGGATTTGCGGTGTATGGCTCGGACTACAACAACGGGTTGGCCACAGAACTCGGCTGCGACCTCAACGACGACGGAACGGTCGTCGTCGACGAACATGGCCGAACGTCGGTCGAAAACGTCTACGCAGTCGGGGATCTCACACCGGGTCACAACCAAGTACCAATCGCGCTTGGTGAGGGTGCAAAAGCTGGTATCTCGATCCACTGGGACCGCCGCGAGTTTCCACGTGACCCAGGGCTTATCGACGAACTGGGAACAGTCCGGAAGGAAGACGTACCAGGAATCCCCGACGAGTTACTCGAGCGAGCGGTCGAATATCACACCTACAACTGA
- a CDS encoding DUF447 domain-containing protein, with protein sequence MSGERDGRDGASESEREDEAAAGPETTAWPVSLTGVTESVVTTLGPNGLWNAAALGLFAGGDEEQPISETATITARTWGNTRTRRNFHRQGEGYVQFVDDPVAFTDAALTIDEHEEPVLDAAAAWVRVEVTQFDAGTENGTDWEAWTLEPVDAAVVRETVPTIDRGFGAVIEATVAASRLGVPGYDDAELRERLAFFADVVDRAGDSRDRTALELVRAYSEW encoded by the coding sequence ATGAGCGGTGAGCGCGATGGTCGCGACGGTGCGAGCGAGAGTGAGCGGGAAGACGAAGCAGCTGCTGGCCCAGAGACGACAGCGTGGCCAGTCAGCCTTACCGGCGTCACCGAGTCCGTGGTCACCACGCTCGGACCGAACGGACTGTGGAACGCAGCGGCACTTGGGTTGTTCGCGGGGGGAGACGAGGAGCAGCCCATATCAGAAACCGCCACAATCACCGCCCGAACCTGGGGCAACACCCGCACCCGACGCAACTTCCACCGCCAGGGCGAGGGCTACGTCCAGTTCGTCGACGATCCCGTCGCCTTCACCGACGCCGCACTCACCATCGACGAACACGAGGAGCCGGTCCTCGACGCAGCCGCCGCCTGGGTCCGTGTCGAAGTCACTCAGTTCGACGCTGGCACCGAGAACGGAACCGACTGGGAAGCCTGGACGCTCGAACCCGTCGACGCCGCCGTCGTGCGCGAAACCGTTCCCACTATCGACCGCGGCTTCGGTGCCGTCATCGAGGCCACCGTTGCAGCCTCTCGGCTCGGCGTCCCCGGCTACGACGACGCCGAACTCCGAGAGCGACTCGCGTTCTTCGCCGACGTCGTCGACCGCGCCGGTGACTCCCGAGACCGGACGGCACTCGAGTTGGTTCGAGCGTATTCAGAGTGGTGA
- a CDS encoding D-2-hydroxyacid dehydrogenase, whose amino-acid sequence MPSNDADDEYTESATEPPVTDPDVLVLRKGTHGTPVEQYVDAIRDRLPEHTVELARTPAAEREAIQSASFVTGMTFGEELLESADKLETFACAYAGTGHLPLDELDERGVTVTNASGVHGPNIGEHVLGAILRFTRRFHVGNRRQRRREWRHYRAYELQGSTVTVVGLGAIGQAVCERLEPFGVETIGVRYSPEKGGPTDEVIGFEGEAFQDALARTDYLVLACPLTETTRGLIDREALTTLGPEAVLVNIARGPVVDTDALVSALRSGRIRGASLDVTDPEPLPEDHPLWTFDNVQITPHNAGHTPQYYDRLADIVAENVERLENSEDELVNQVRP is encoded by the coding sequence ATGCCATCGAACGATGCAGACGACGAGTATACCGAGTCTGCTACAGAACCGCCAGTGACAGACCCAGACGTGCTCGTCCTCCGGAAAGGAACTCACGGAACGCCGGTCGAACAGTATGTCGACGCCATCCGTGACCGGCTCCCGGAGCATACAGTTGAGCTCGCGCGCACCCCCGCTGCGGAACGCGAGGCGATCCAGTCTGCCAGCTTCGTCACCGGCATGACGTTTGGCGAAGAGCTACTCGAGTCCGCCGACAAACTCGAGACGTTCGCCTGCGCGTACGCGGGAACGGGACACCTGCCGCTCGACGAACTCGACGAGCGTGGTGTGACGGTGACGAACGCGTCGGGTGTCCACGGTCCGAACATCGGCGAGCACGTGCTGGGGGCGATTCTGCGATTCACTCGCCGGTTCCACGTTGGGAATCGGCGACAGCGTCGGCGGGAGTGGCGCCACTACAGGGCGTACGAACTGCAGGGCTCGACGGTGACCGTCGTCGGCCTCGGTGCCATTGGACAGGCGGTCTGTGAGCGACTGGAACCGTTCGGTGTCGAGACGATTGGCGTTCGATACTCGCCCGAGAAGGGCGGACCGACGGACGAGGTCATCGGCTTCGAGGGAGAGGCGTTTCAGGACGCACTCGCCAGAACGGACTACCTCGTGCTGGCGTGTCCGCTCACGGAGACGACGCGCGGGCTGATCGACCGCGAGGCGTTGACGACGCTCGGCCCCGAGGCTGTCCTGGTCAATATCGCGCGCGGTCCCGTCGTCGACACGGACGCGCTCGTCAGTGCGCTTCGGAGTGGGCGCATCCGTGGTGCGTCGCTCGACGTCACCGATCCCGAACCGCTTCCGGAGGACCACCCGCTCTGGACGTTCGATAACGTCCAGATTACGCCGCACAACGCGGGACACACGCCGCAGTACTACGACCGACTGGCCGATATCGTTGCGGAAAACGTCGAGCGACTCGAGAACAGCGAGGACGAACTCGTCAATCAGGTTCGTCCCTGA
- a CDS encoding triphosphoribosyl-dephospho-CoA synthase encodes MRTPAQNAHLALLLEVASTPKPGNVDRHRDLEDLRFEHFLAGAVGSQHGLELAADGAAIGPAFERAVAGMAKQEGDNTQFGALLLLTPLVRAAVTDLSQPADLSQSTDPSQSAVESVVDETTVADAAAFYRAFEHVDVHVADPPADMAPLDVRRGSDAIPALEKRGLTLVDVMEQSVPGDDVAREWVTGFERSFTAAERLASADGPLPDRAAAVFLSLLAERPDTLVATKHGEGVAREVTDRASELAAQDALSTDRDAVEVFADDLVNRGINPGTTADITAAALFIALESELVSV; translated from the coding sequence ATGCGAACGCCAGCACAAAACGCACATCTGGCGCTGCTGCTCGAGGTCGCCAGCACGCCGAAACCCGGCAACGTCGACCGACACCGCGACCTTGAGGACCTCCGGTTCGAGCACTTTCTCGCCGGCGCGGTCGGCTCACAGCATGGTCTCGAGCTGGCCGCCGACGGCGCAGCCATCGGCCCTGCCTTCGAGCGAGCGGTTGCCGGCATGGCCAAACAGGAAGGCGACAACACCCAGTTCGGCGCACTCCTCTTGCTCACACCGCTCGTCCGCGCTGCGGTGACCGACCTCTCTCAACCCGCCGACCTCTCCCAATCCACCGACCCCTCCCAATCCGCCGTCGAGTCGGTCGTCGATGAAACGACCGTCGCAGACGCCGCGGCGTTCTACCGCGCGTTCGAACACGTCGATGTCCACGTTGCCGACCCGCCCGCAGACATGGCCCCGCTCGACGTTCGCCGCGGGAGTGACGCTATCCCAGCACTCGAGAAGCGCGGGCTGACGCTGGTCGACGTGATGGAGCAGAGCGTGCCCGGCGACGACGTCGCTCGCGAGTGGGTAACCGGCTTCGAGCGGTCGTTCACCGCAGCGGAACGGCTCGCGAGCGCCGACGGGCCGCTACCCGACCGCGCCGCAGCGGTGTTTCTCTCGTTGCTCGCAGAGCGTCCTGACACGCTGGTCGCGACCAAGCACGGCGAAGGCGTTGCACGGGAGGTCACCGACCGGGCGAGCGAGTTGGCAGCGCAGGATGCACTCAGCACGGACCGGGACGCAGTCGAGGTATTTGCCGACGACCTCGTCAACCGCGGGATCAATCCGGGGACGACGGCGGACATCACCGCGGCCGCACTGTTCATCGCACTCGAGTCCGAACTGGTTTCAGTATGA
- a CDS encoding DUF7344 domain-containing protein, giving the protein MLPVISDPESLSTPADAADAAATDAVFDLLSDWRRRAVLRYLDRLENTDPVPLSDVADHVVLEDDGQDSGPLAATGDALLGTRKRIHISLRHTHVPKLADAGALEFDPETNTVALCETGEELVSQLQNERQGRGGDSGGDSDSDGDSDEDAVPEAMT; this is encoded by the coding sequence ATGCTCCCAGTGATCTCCGATCCTGAATCGCTCTCGACACCTGCTGATGCTGCTGACGCTGCGGCGACTGACGCCGTCTTCGATCTGCTCTCGGACTGGCGCCGCCGCGCTGTGCTCCGGTATCTCGACAGACTCGAGAACACGGACCCAGTCCCGCTCTCGGATGTTGCAGATCACGTCGTTCTCGAGGACGACGGACAGGACAGCGGCCCCCTCGCCGCGACCGGCGATGCGCTGCTCGGAACACGCAAGCGGATCCACATCTCACTTCGTCACACGCACGTTCCAAAGTTAGCTGACGCCGGTGCACTCGAGTTCGATCCAGAAACGAACACCGTGGCACTTTGCGAGACGGGCGAAGAACTGGTCTCGCAACTCCAGAACGAGCGACAGGGCCGTGGTGGAGACAGTGGTGGCGATAGCGATAGTGACGGTGACAGCGACGAAGACGCCGTTCCCGAAGCAATGACCTGA
- the asd gene encoding aspartate-semialdehyde dehydrogenase, which produces MAVRVGVLGATGAVGQRLIQLLEPHPDFDIAALTASDSSAGKTYRQAAKWRVDSPIPGDIGEMTVTATDPDEVPDDVDLLFSSLPSSIGSEVEPAFCEAGYVVSSNSSNSRMAEDVPLVIPEINADHLDLLEVQRDERGWDGALVKNPNCSTITFVPTLAAIAEYGLEKVHVSTLQAVSGAGYDGVSSMEIIDNAIPYIGSEEDKLETESRKLLGEFDGAELSHNEMSVSASCNRIPTIDGHLENVWVETEDELTPADAAEAMRAFPSLDLRSSPEPLIHVFDEPDRPQPRMDRTVGGGMAIAAGGLQETPFGLQYNCLAHNTIRGAAGASVLNGELLLENGYL; this is translated from the coding sequence ATGGCAGTACGAGTAGGCGTACTCGGCGCAACTGGCGCCGTTGGACAACGACTGATTCAGCTTCTCGAGCCGCATCCCGACTTCGATATCGCCGCCCTGACCGCGAGCGATTCGAGTGCTGGCAAGACGTACCGACAGGCTGCAAAGTGGCGCGTCGACAGCCCAATCCCCGGAGATATCGGGGAGATGACTGTCACCGCGACCGACCCTGACGAGGTCCCCGACGACGTTGACCTCCTGTTTTCCTCACTGCCGTCGAGTATCGGCTCGGAAGTCGAACCGGCCTTCTGTGAGGCCGGTTACGTCGTCTCTTCGAACTCTTCGAACAGCCGGATGGCCGAGGACGTGCCGCTTGTCATCCCAGAGATTAACGCCGACCACCTCGACCTGCTCGAGGTCCAGCGCGACGAGCGCGGCTGGGACGGCGCCCTGGTCAAGAACCCGAACTGCTCGACGATTACGTTCGTCCCGACGCTCGCCGCGATCGCGGAGTACGGCCTCGAAAAGGTCCACGTTTCGACCCTGCAGGCCGTCTCCGGCGCGGGCTACGACGGCGTCTCATCGATGGAAATCATCGACAACGCCATCCCCTACATCGGCAGCGAAGAGGACAAACTCGAGACGGAGTCCCGCAAACTCCTCGGTGAGTTCGACGGTGCGGAACTCTCGCACAACGAGATGTCCGTCTCGGCGTCGTGTAACCGCATCCCGACGATCGACGGCCACCTCGAGAACGTCTGGGTGGAGACCGAAGACGAACTCACGCCGGCCGACGCCGCCGAGGCAATGCGTGCGTTCCCGTCGCTCGACCTGCGCTCCTCGCCGGAGCCGCTCATCCATGTCTTCGACGAACCGGACCGACCACAGCCGCGCATGGACCGTACCGTCGGCGGTGGCATGGCAATCGCAGCGGGCGGCCTGCAGGAGACGCCGTTCGGCCTCCAGTACAACTGCCTCGCACACAACACGATCCGCGGCGCTGCGGGCGCAAGTGTACTGAACGGTGAACTGCTACTCGAGAACGGCTACCTGTAG
- a CDS encoding universal stress protein: MTLTFDGTVLVPAADPKDGKRTAEALTPHLDTDSRVVLVNVIEKGGGTIDKAPMEQRKEYANEIFEEARKPLVDSPATIESETLFGTDIVKTIFDAAGEHDADAVVFTARKGNRIAELLTGDVARRLVKEGTIPAVALPQVTTD, encoded by the coding sequence ATGACGCTCACGTTCGACGGGACGGTACTCGTCCCAGCGGCAGACCCCAAGGATGGCAAGCGCACGGCCGAAGCACTCACCCCGCATCTCGATACGGACAGTCGAGTTGTTCTGGTGAACGTCATCGAGAAGGGAGGCGGGACGATCGACAAGGCACCGATGGAGCAGCGAAAGGAGTACGCCAACGAAATCTTCGAGGAGGCGCGCAAGCCGCTCGTCGACTCTCCCGCGACGATCGAGTCCGAGACGCTGTTCGGAACAGACATTGTCAAAACAATTTTTGACGCAGCGGGCGAGCACGATGCAGACGCAGTCGTCTTTACTGCACGAAAAGGAAACCGAATCGCAGAACTCCTGACGGGCGATGTCGCGCGCCGCCTTGTCAAAGAGGGAACCATTCCGGCCGTTGCCTTGCCACAGGTGACTACAGACTAA
- a CDS encoding 30S ribosomal protein S17e, which produces MAIKPAYVKKTGNLLLERYPDAFTTDFEQNKDSVDKLTNVESKGVRNRIAGYVTRKKGAQVPA; this is translated from the coding sequence ATGGCAATCAAACCGGCCTACGTCAAGAAGACCGGGAACCTCCTCCTGGAGCGGTACCCGGATGCGTTCACGACCGATTTCGAACAGAACAAAGACAGCGTCGACAAGCTCACGAACGTCGAGTCCAAGGGCGTTCGTAACCGCATTGCGGGCTACGTGACGCGGAAGAAGGGCGCACAGGTTCCTGCATAA
- a CDS encoding NAD(P)/FAD-dependent oxidoreductase, with translation MERVEVAVVGGGPAGATAAERAAAHGAETVLFEQGVPRKDREELGPDSTDAAGMLDYWIDIMDFDYEEIPDEIIHRELESTEFVGPNSAVELTTTGMDASYSKFGYTFHRARMDDWLYERATDAGADLRVGTGVSDLETNLRADSPKGPTHTLTLSDGNQLEAQYVILADGPQRRITLGALDQFTPPGRSISDQLSPPEANHIAYQEYREFPPELFEEFKDTLTFWWGYMPGETAYPWVFPNDGTVARVGLTMPIGMRLEDVDNPGAYALLDPEDDRLPSGSEYITRLLELEYGDEYDIEEDIPIVEGRGKSKGTETYPISSTRPIDSPVGANIAVAGGAMGATSAFHEGGYHVAVRTGKIAGRLAATDSLENYNDIWKRAIGDEILRNVSFADIVEDYEPDDWDWAFDVINDMQSDGGENTLINRTYSAGIGATKILAAYKKRKFNYRNGKYIQFNEADYMY, from the coding sequence ATGGAACGCGTTGAGGTCGCGGTCGTCGGTGGCGGACCCGCGGGTGCCACCGCGGCCGAACGGGCCGCTGCACACGGAGCCGAGACGGTCCTCTTCGAGCAGGGAGTCCCCCGCAAGGACCGCGAGGAACTCGGGCCGGACTCGACGGACGCCGCCGGCATGCTCGACTACTGGATCGATATCATGGACTTCGACTACGAGGAAATCCCGGACGAGATTATCCACCGGGAACTCGAGTCCACCGAGTTCGTCGGACCGAATAGTGCCGTCGAACTCACCACGACAGGAATGGATGCCAGCTACTCAAAGTTTGGCTACACGTTCCACCGCGCGCGGATGGACGACTGGCTCTACGAGCGCGCAACCGACGCCGGCGCAGACCTGCGCGTCGGCACCGGCGTCTCAGATCTCGAGACCAATCTCCGAGCCGATAGTCCGAAGGGACCAACCCACACCCTGACGCTCTCGGACGGCAATCAACTCGAAGCGCAGTATGTCATCCTCGCCGACGGCCCACAGCGCCGGATTACACTCGGGGCCCTCGATCAATTCACCCCGCCGGGGCGCAGCATCTCGGACCAGCTCTCACCGCCGGAAGCAAACCACATCGCCTACCAGGAGTACCGAGAATTCCCGCCCGAACTGTTCGAGGAGTTCAAAGATACCCTCACGTTCTGGTGGGGATACATGCCGGGCGAAACCGCCTATCCGTGGGTCTTCCCCAACGACGGCACAGTCGCCCGCGTTGGCCTGACCATGCCCATCGGCATGCGCCTCGAAGACGTCGATAATCCCGGTGCCTACGCGCTGCTCGACCCCGAAGACGACCGGCTTCCCTCCGGTTCCGAGTACATCACGCGACTGCTGGAACTCGAGTACGGTGACGAGTACGACATCGAGGAGGACATCCCGATCGTCGAGGGTCGCGGCAAGTCGAAGGGAACCGAGACGTACCCAATCTCATCGACACGACCGATCGACTCACCCGTCGGCGCGAACATCGCCGTCGCCGGCGGTGCCATGGGGGCGACCTCGGCCTTCCACGAGGGCGGCTATCACGTCGCCGTTCGCACCGGCAAGATCGCCGGTCGACTCGCTGCGACTGATTCCCTCGAAAACTACAACGATATCTGGAAGCGCGCTATCGGCGACGAAATCCTGCGTAACGTCTCGTTCGCAGACATCGTCGAAGACTACGAACCGGACGACTGGGACTGGGCGTTCGATGTCATCAATGACATGCAAAGTGATGGGGGCGAGAACACCCTGATCAATCGTACCTACTCTGCCGGCATCGGCGCGACGAAGATCCTCGCGGCATACAAAAAGCGGAAGTTCAACTACCGGAACGGGAAGTACATCCAGTTCAACGAAGCCGATTACATGTACTGA